A genomic region of Catalinimonas niigatensis contains the following coding sequences:
- a CDS encoding outer membrane beta-barrel protein, whose product MKHILLLFFVTLAFNLGVSFAQGGKYGNHKSIFSSTQGFIGIWSGVNFSTPKISHSYSDFVLIAPEADILSDSKQYEGITTNLGSQMGLSAAFSFSKYLTIAFSPSYKTINYQYQSQFSWQDGENSNNYLELMYQHKQNLHYVSLPLLIRFSPAGKRFRPYLQAGGYYDRLLDAQKIVTTEGIDQASGGQVNFKEASQSTDISHLYIKSHTGILGGAGASYNLGTIIFYIDGQYRYGLHNIVSAKERFSGSRNIYGFGNVLDDLSIRNIEFSLGCYFPLKFLTKDFKPVIL is encoded by the coding sequence TTGAAACATATTCTACTACTTTTTTTTGTGACTCTGGCCTTTAATCTAGGCGTCAGCTTCGCACAAGGTGGAAAATACGGTAATCACAAAAGTATTTTCAGTTCCACCCAGGGTTTTATCGGTATATGGTCAGGTGTTAATTTTAGTACCCCTAAAATTTCCCATAGCTACTCAGACTTTGTACTGATAGCTCCGGAAGCTGATATACTAAGTGATAGCAAACAGTATGAAGGCATAACGACCAACTTGGGAAGTCAGATGGGGCTTTCTGCCGCTTTCTCTTTTAGCAAATATCTGACAATTGCGTTTTCTCCTTCTTACAAAACAATTAATTACCAGTATCAAAGTCAGTTTAGCTGGCAGGATGGAGAGAATAGCAACAACTATCTGGAACTGATGTATCAGCATAAGCAGAATTTACACTATGTATCTTTACCGCTACTGATACGCTTTAGCCCCGCCGGAAAGCGATTCAGACCATATCTACAAGCAGGAGGGTATTACGATCGCTTGCTGGATGCACAAAAAATTGTGACAACAGAAGGCATAGATCAGGCATCCGGTGGGCAGGTAAACTTTAAAGAAGCTTCTCAGTCAACTGATATCAGTCATTTATATATCAAATCACATACAGGCATATTGGGTGGTGCCGGAGCAAGCTATAATCTGGGTACCATCATCTTTTATATTGATGGTCAATATCGCTACGGTTTGCACAATATTGTCAGCGCAAAAGAAAGGTTCAGCGGTAGCCGGAATATTTATGGTTTTGGAAATGTACTGGATGACCTCAGTATCAGAAACATAGAATTTTCGTTGGGTTGTTACTTCCCTCTTAAGTTTCTGACTAAAGATTTTAAACCTGTAATCCTCTAA
- a CDS encoding tetratricopeptide repeat protein — MIKFTPFVLFAFFLCACGSSGTDEQMKDRTSEKDSIVTKPYEAISLLGDTLYTLELPKERQAQYDSALNIALNNYKNAPQNLENIIWLGRRLAYLGKYREAIETYTKGISLFPNSPELYRHRGHRYISTRQFDKAVTDLEKSALLAKSIPLTEEANGIPIPLPEDDRPTTLQFNIYYHLGLAYYLQGTYGKAAEAYEQCMEYAQTDDEIAATADWLYMSYRRLGEDEVAEATLAMIREDMDIKENEGYFERLLMYKGLVAPDSLLNIDSEVPLADRDLALATQGYGVSNFYLYNGEQQLGKQILEDIVEGRHWAAFGYIAAEADLARMKK; from the coding sequence ATGATAAAATTTACACCATTCGTACTATTTGCTTTTTTTTTATGTGCTTGTGGTTCATCAGGTACAGATGAACAAATGAAAGATCGCACTTCCGAAAAGGATAGTATAGTCACCAAGCCTTATGAAGCCATCTCTCTACTTGGAGACACGCTCTATACTTTGGAATTACCCAAAGAACGGCAAGCCCAGTATGATTCTGCTTTAAACATTGCGCTTAATAACTACAAAAATGCTCCCCAAAACCTGGAAAATATCATCTGGTTAGGGCGTCGTTTGGCTTATCTGGGAAAATATCGTGAGGCTATAGAAACTTATACCAAGGGAATTAGCTTGTTTCCTAATTCACCGGAACTGTACAGGCACCGAGGGCATCGTTATATCTCTACCAGACAGTTTGATAAGGCAGTAACTGACCTTGAAAAAAGTGCTTTATTAGCCAAATCTATACCGCTCACCGAAGAGGCCAATGGCATTCCCATTCCTTTACCAGAAGACGATAGGCCTACTACCTTACAATTTAACATTTATTATCATCTTGGGCTGGCCTATTATCTGCAAGGAACATATGGTAAAGCAGCAGAAGCTTATGAGCAGTGTATGGAGTACGCACAGACTGACGATGAGATAGCTGCTACTGCAGATTGGCTTTATATGTCTTACCGCCGTTTGGGAGAAGATGAGGTAGCAGAGGCAACACTGGCTATGATACGTGAAGACATGGATATCAAAGAAAATGAGGGATACTTTGAACGTTTACTTATGTATAAAGGTCTGGTAGCTCCCGACTCTTTACTGAATATTGATTCTGAAGTTCCTTTAGCTGACCGTGATTTGGCACTGGCTACCCAAGGCTACGGCGTGAGTAATTTTTATCTTTATAATGGTGAGCAGCAACTTGGAAAGCAGATTTTAGAAGATATCGTGGAAGGGAGGCATTGGGCAGCTTTTGGCTACATTGCAGCAGAGGCCGACTTGGCAAGAATGAAAAAATAG